The genome window ACTTCAACGGCCCCGGTGTCGCGCTCGCCATGTACAACCTGGACGAGTCCATCCGTGACTTCGCCCGGGCCTCGATGCAGTACGGCCTGATGCGCGGCTACCCCGTCTACCTGTCCACGAAGAACACGATCCTCAAGGCGTACGACGGGCGGTTCAAGGACATCTTCCAGGAGGTCTACGAGAACGAGTTCAAGGAGAAGTTCGAGGCCGCCGGGATCACCTACGAGCACCGCCTGATCGACGACATGGTCGCCTCCTCCCTCAAGTGGGAGGGCGGCTACGTGTGGGCCTGCAAGAACTACGACGGCGACGTGCAGTCGGACGCCATCGCGCAGGGCTTCGGCTCGCTCGGCCTCATGACCAGCGTGCTGATGACCCCGGACGGCAAGACCGTCGAGGCCGAGGCCGCGCACGGCACGGTCACCCGCCACTACCGGCAGTACCAGCAGGGCAAGCCCACCTCGACCAACCCGATCGCGTCGATCTTCGCCTGGACCCGCGGCCTGCAGCACCGCGGCAAGCTGGACAACCAGCCCGAGGTGATCGACTTCGCCCAGAAGCTCGAGCAGGTCTGCATCGAGACCGTCGAGGGCGGCCAGATGACCAAGGACCTCGCGCTGCTCGTCGGCGGCGACACCGAGTGGCTCACCACCGAGGAGTTCCTCGGCGCCCTCGCGGAGAACCTCAAGAAGAAGATGTCCGCCTGAGCGGCGGTTCTCCGCGGGCGCCCCTCCGGGGCGCCGGGTGGGTCCCCGCCCGCCGGGCCGGGATCCGCGCCCACCGGGTGCGGCCGGTCCCGCCTGGGCGGGGCACCCGCCCCGCCCGGACCGCCGGGAGCGCCCGCCCCGCCGGAGCGCGTCCGGCGAGACCGTGGCCGGCTCCGCGAGCGCGCCGCAGCGGACGGCCGGAATCCGCCATACAGTCGATCATGGTCCGTTCGTGACGCCGAGCCGGGGGAGACGGCATGCCGCAGATCGAGCCGCTCACGCAGTGGGATCCCGTACGGCTCGGCCCGTTCACGCTCACCGGCCGGATCGCCGAGGGCGGCCAGGCCGTGATCTACCTCGGCCGTGACCCGGAGGGCCGGTGGGCCGCGGTCAAGCTGCTCAAGGTCAAGTTCACCCGTGACCCCGCCGCCCGGTCCCGGTTCGCCCGGGAGCTCAAGGCCACGCTCCGCGTCCCCGGCTTCTGCACCGCCCGGGTCCTCTTCGCCGACGT of Thermobispora bispora DSM 43833 contains these proteins:
- a CDS encoding NADP-dependent isocitrate dehydrogenase, yielding MPKIKVAGPVVELDGDEMTRIIWRFIKEQLILPYLDIDLKYYDLGIQNRDATDDQVTVDAAYAIKKYGVGVKCATITPDEARVKEFGLKKMWKSPNGTIRNILGGVIFREPIIMRNIPRLVPGWTKPVVIGRHAFGDQYRATDFRIPGEGTLTITFTPKDGGEPIEHHVYDFNGPGVALAMYNLDESIRDFARASMQYGLMRGYPVYLSTKNTILKAYDGRFKDIFQEVYENEFKEKFEAAGITYEHRLIDDMVASSLKWEGGYVWACKNYDGDVQSDAIAQGFGSLGLMTSVLMTPDGKTVEAEAAHGTVTRHYRQYQQGKPTSTNPIASIFAWTRGLQHRGKLDNQPEVIDFAQKLEQVCIETVEGGQMTKDLALLVGGDTEWLTTEEFLGALAENLKKKMSA